From one Erinaceus europaeus chromosome 4, mEriEur2.1, whole genome shotgun sequence genomic stretch:
- the LOC103123921 gene encoding putative olfactory receptor 2B8, translating into MEQKNGSSFAGFILLGFSDRPQLELVLFVILLLFYIFTLLGNTTIITLSQLDPNLHTPMYFFLSNLSFLDLCYTTSIVPQLLVNLSGADKSISYGGCVVQLYVSLGLGSTECILLGAMAFDRYAAVCRPLHYTVIMHPRLCALMASASWIIGFSNSLLQTVLIFLMPLCGRNKLDHFLCEVPPMLKLSCVDTTMNESELFFVSVIILLIPVALIMFSYGRIVRAILRIKSAAGRRKAFGTCGSHLIVVSLFYGTAIYAYLQPNNNYSQDQEKFISLFYTVIIPMINPLIYTLRNKDVKGAMKKVFWKDFGSK; encoded by the coding sequence ATGGAACAGAAAAATGGAAGTTCTTTCGCTGGATTCATCCTATTGGGCTTCTCTGACAGGCCTCAACTGGAGTTAGTCCTCTTTGTTATTCTTCTGCTCTTCTATATCTTCACTTTGCTGGGAAACACAACTATCATTACACTGTCCCAACTGGACCCAAATCTTCACACACCCATGTACTTTTTCCTCTCCAACTTAAGCTTTCTTGACCTGTGTTATACGACTAGTATTGTTCCACAGCTCCTGGTTAATCTCAGTGGAGCTGACAAATCTATCTCCTATGGTGGCTGTGTAGTTCAGTTATATGTGTCTCTAGGCTTGGGATCTACAGAATGCATCCTGTTAGGCGCCATGGCATTTGACCGCTATGCAGCTGTTTGCAGGCCTCTGCACTACACTGTAATCATGCACCCTCGTCTGTGTGCCCTGATGGCTTCTGCTTCATGGATCATTGGTTTTTCCAACTCCTTATTGCAGACAGTGTTGATCTTTCTTATGCCACTTTGTGGGAGAAATAAGTTGGACCATTTTCTTTGTGAGGTCCCTCCAATGCTCAAGCTTTCTTGTGTTGATACGACTATGAATGAGTCTGAACTCTTCTTTGTCAGTGTTATAATTCTTCTCATACCTGTTGCCTTAATTATGTTCTCCTATGGCCGTATTGTCAGGGCCATATTAAGAATAAAGTCAGCGGCTGGCCGAAGAAAAGCCTTTGGGACCTGTGGATCCCACCTTATAGTAGTGTCTTTGTTCTATGGCACAGCCATCTATGCTTATCTCCAGCCTAACAATAACTACTCTCAGGATCAGGAAAAGTTTATATCTCTCTTCTACACTGTTATTATTCCCATGATCAACCCCCTGATATATACACTGCGGAACAAAGATGTAAAGGGAGCGATGAAGAAGGTGTTTTGGAAGGACTTTGGTTCCAAATGA
- the LOC103127466 gene encoding putative olfactory receptor 2B8 translates to MESSNNSLFSGFILLGFSNRPQLETALFVVILIIYFLSFLGNGTIILLSIVDPRLHTPMYFFLSNLSFMDLCLTTCTVPQTLANFKGKDKTITYGGCVTQLFIALGLGGVECVLLSVMAYDRYAAVCRPLHYMVIMHPQLCLQLVVTAWLTGFSNSVVQTALTMTLPLCGKNQVDHFFCEVPVMLKLACTNTSVNEAELFAVSVIFLVVPLSLILVSYGHITHAVLKIKSAQGRRKAFGTCGSHLMVVIIFFGTLISMYLQPPSSYSQDVNKSIALFYTLVTPLLNPLIYTLRNKEVKGALRKLVRRNID, encoded by the coding sequence ATGGAAAGTAGTAACAACAGTCTTTTCTCTGGATTCATTCTACTGGGCTTCTCCAATAGACCTCAGCTGGAAACTGCTCTCTTTGTGGTCATCCTGATCATCTACTTTTTGAGCTTTCTAGGCAATGGAACAATTATACTTTTGTCAATTGTAGATCCTCGCCTTCATACCCCTATGTACTTCTTCCTCTCCAATCTGTCTTTTATGGATCTTTGTCTGACTACTTGTACTGTCCCTCAGACACTGGCCAACTTtaaggggaaagataagacaatCACCTATGGTGGTTGTGTAACACAGCTCTTCATTGCTTTAGGACTTGGGGGGGTAGAGTGTGTCCTCCTCTCTGTGATGGCTTATGACAGATATGCGGCTGTGTGTCGCCCACTCCACTACATGGTGATCATGCATCCCCAGCTTTGCTTGCAGCTGGTTGTAACTGCTTGGCTTACAGGGTTCAGCAATTCGGTAGTACAGACAGCATTGACTATGACTCTTCCTCTCTGTGGTAAAAACCAAGTGGATCATTTCTTCTGTGAAGTTCCAGTAATGCTGAAATTGGCCTGTACCAACACTTCTGTCAATGAAGCTGAGCTCTTTGCTGTCAGTGTCATCTTCCTGGTAGTGCCTCTGTCCCTCATTTTAGTGTCCTATGGCCACATAACCCATGCAGTCCTGAAGATTAAGTCAGCTCAGGGGAGGAGGAAAGCATTTGGAACCTGCGGTTCTCACCTAATGGTAGTAATTATTTTCTTTGGCACACTTATTTCCATGTACCTCCAGCCCCCTTCCAGTTATTCACAGGATGTGAACAAAAGCATTGCTCTCTTCTATACTCTAGTAACTCCACTACTGAACCCACTTATTTATACTTTGAGGAACAAGGAAGTCAAAGGGGCACTAAGGAAACTAGTGAGAAGAAACATAGATTGA